One genomic region from Nostoc sphaeroides encodes:
- a CDS encoding RNA-guided endonuclease InsQ/TnpB family protein, translating into MKTLKFKLYQHKRNRLLKRMINASGVIYNYCIALHRRYYRMWGKHLNCAKLQAHIAKLRKRNSFWQSVGSQAVQDICQRIEKAYQLFFKHNKKGVRPPGFKKVRKYKSFTLKQAGYKFLGGNRVKIGSRVYQFWKSREIEGTVKTLTIKRTPLGELFMVAVVDEGGKPEVEIKTGKIAGFDFGLKTFLTCSDGTTIESPQFLKQSLKIVHSASRHHSRKLKGSANRERAFENLVRKYEDISNQRRDWFWKLAHELTDKFDILCFETLNLKGMQRLWGRKISDLAFGEFLQTLEWIAKKKKKRVIFIDRWYPSSKTCSHCGNVLESLDLSVREWRCPSCQSVNGRDENAARNIQAVGASTASLGDVRQAMPAIAV; encoded by the coding sequence ATGAAAACACTGAAGTTCAAGTTATATCAACACAAGCGTAATAGATTGCTCAAACGCATGATTAATGCGAGTGGTGTAATCTACAATTATTGTATTGCTCTCCACAGACGCTATTATCGAATGTGGGGAAAACACTTGAACTGTGCAAAACTTCAGGCTCATATTGCCAAGTTGAGAAAGCGTAATTCTTTTTGGCAATCAGTAGGCTCTCAAGCAGTGCAAGACATTTGTCAACGTATTGAAAAAGCCTACCAGTTATTTTTTAAACACAATAAAAAGGGAGTTAGACCACCGGGGTTTAAGAAGGTCAGAAAATATAAATCATTCACCTTAAAGCAAGCTGGTTATAAGTTTCTGGGTGGTAATCGAGTTAAAATTGGCAGTCGAGTTTATCAATTTTGGAAGTCTAGAGAGATAGAAGGAACAGTCAAAACTTTAACTATCAAGCGCACACCATTGGGTGAGTTGTTTATGGTTGCGGTTGTTGATGAAGGTGGTAAACCAGAAGTTGAAATTAAGACGGGTAAAATCGCTGGTTTTGATTTTGGGTTAAAAACATTTCTCACTTGCTCAGATGGTACAACAATTGAGTCTCCCCAATTTCTTAAGCAATCGCTGAAAATAGTTCATAGTGCGAGTCGTCACCATTCCAGAAAACTAAAGGGATCAGCTAACCGAGAACGGGCTTTTGAAAACTTAGTACGCAAATACGAAGATATTTCTAACCAAAGACGCGATTGGTTTTGGAAGTTAGCTCACGAGTTAACTGATAAGTTTGATATTCTCTGCTTTGAAACTTTAAATCTCAAAGGGATGCAACGACTTTGGGGTAGAAAAATATCAGACTTAGCTTTCGGTGAATTTCTACAAACCCTTGAATGGATTGCCAAAAAGAAGAAAAAGAGGGTTATTTTCATCGACCGATGGTATCCCAGTAGTAAGACTTGTTCCCACTGTGGAAACGTTCTAGAAAGTTTGGATTTGTCTGTTAGAGAGTGGCGTTGTCCGTCATGTCAATCCGTGAATGGGAGAGACGAAAACGCTGCACGTAATATTCAAGCAGTCGGGGCATCGACTGCTAGCTTAGGTGATGTCAGACAGGCTATGCCTGCAATTGCTGTTTGA
- the uvrB gene encoding excinuclease ABC subunit UvrB gives MTEFCLQAPFSPTGDQPEAIAQLTASIQAGNRYQTLLGATGTGKTFSVAAVIEKIGKPTLVLAHNKTLAAQLCNELRDFFPNNAVEYFVSYYDYYQPEAYIPVTDTYIEKTAAINDEIDMLRHSATRSLFERRDVIVVASISCIYGLGMPAEYLKAAIPLQIGMEVNQRQILRDLANVQYSRNDIEMGRGKFRVRGDVLEIGPAYEDRIIRVEFFGDEIDAIRYIDPVTGEILKSLEAVNVYPARHFVTPEERLEVACNDIAAELKQQKLDLEQAGKLLEAQRIDQRTRYDLEMLREVGYCNGVENYSRHLAGRQAGESPECLIDYFPKDWLLIIDESHVTVPQIRGMYNGDQARKKVLIEHGFRLPSAADNRPLKAEEFWQKVNQCIFVSATPGNWELEISEDHVVEQVIRPTGVVDPEISVRPTEGQIDDLLGEIKDRADRHERVLITTLTKRMAEDLTEYLQDHGIRVRYLHSEITSIERIEILQNLREGKFDVLVGVNLLREGLDLPEVSLVAIMDADKEGFLRTERSLIQTIGRAARHIQGQAILYADNMTGSMIKAIDETDRRRGIQTAHNRLHGITPQPIIKKSSNAILAFLDVSRRLNATDLKVVDEHIDELPLEQIPGLITLLETQMKEAAKKLEFEEAGKLRDRIKHLRDKMLGR, from the coding sequence ATGACAGAATTTTGTCTTCAAGCTCCCTTTAGTCCCACAGGCGATCAACCAGAAGCGATCGCACAACTGACTGCTAGTATCCAAGCGGGTAATCGTTACCAAACTTTACTCGGAGCTACTGGAACTGGTAAGACATTTTCGGTAGCAGCAGTTATTGAGAAAATTGGCAAGCCTACTTTAGTTCTGGCGCATAATAAAACCCTTGCTGCCCAGCTTTGTAACGAGTTGCGAGATTTCTTTCCCAACAACGCAGTCGAGTATTTTGTCAGCTACTACGATTATTATCAGCCAGAAGCGTATATTCCCGTTACCGATACTTATATTGAAAAAACGGCAGCGATTAATGATGAAATAGATATGTTGCGGCATTCAGCGACGCGATCGCTTTTTGAACGCCGTGATGTCATTGTCGTTGCTTCCATCAGTTGCATCTACGGTTTGGGTATGCCAGCAGAATATCTAAAAGCTGCCATCCCCCTTCAGATAGGTATGGAAGTAAATCAACGCCAAATTTTACGGGATTTGGCAAATGTTCAATATAGCCGCAACGACATAGAAATGGGTCGGGGAAAATTTCGCGTCCGAGGTGATGTCTTAGAAATTGGCCCAGCTTATGAAGACCGAATTATTCGTGTGGAATTTTTTGGTGATGAAATTGACGCGATTCGCTATATTGATCCGGTGACAGGTGAAATTCTCAAGAGTTTGGAAGCGGTGAATGTCTACCCTGCGCGTCACTTTGTCACCCCAGAAGAACGGTTAGAAGTAGCTTGTAATGACATTGCAGCAGAATTAAAACAGCAAAAACTAGACTTAGAACAAGCTGGTAAATTATTAGAAGCGCAACGCATAGATCAACGTACACGCTATGACTTAGAAATGCTGCGCGAAGTGGGTTACTGCAACGGCGTTGAGAATTATTCCCGTCACTTAGCAGGAAGACAAGCTGGAGAATCACCAGAATGTTTAATTGATTATTTTCCCAAAGATTGGCTATTAATTATCGATGAATCTCACGTTACAGTGCCACAAATTCGCGGCATGTATAACGGCGATCAAGCAAGAAAAAAAGTTTTAATTGAACATGGATTTCGGCTTCCTAGCGCTGCTGATAACCGTCCTTTGAAAGCAGAAGAATTTTGGCAAAAGGTCAATCAGTGTATTTTTGTTTCCGCAACTCCCGGAAATTGGGAATTAGAAATTTCTGAAGATCATGTAGTTGAGCAAGTGATTCGACCAACTGGGGTGGTTGATCCAGAAATTTCTGTGCGTCCCACAGAAGGACAAATTGATGATTTGTTAGGCGAAATTAAAGATAGAGCCGATCGCCATGAACGAGTGTTAATTACCACATTAACTAAGCGGATGGCGGAAGATTTAACCGAATATTTGCAAGACCACGGTATCAGGGTAAGGTATTTACATTCCGAGATTACTTCTATTGAGCGCATTGAAATTTTACAAAACTTGCGCGAAGGGAAATTTGATGTATTAGTTGGTGTGAATTTGCTGCGGGAAGGGTTAGATTTACCCGAAGTTTCCTTAGTAGCAATTATGGATGCAGATAAAGAAGGTTTCTTGAGAACCGAGCGCTCCTTAATTCAAACTATTGGTAGAGCCGCGCGTCACATCCAGGGACAGGCGATTTTGTATGCCGATAATATGACAGGTAGCATGATTAAAGCTATTGATGAAACAGATAGACGGCGTGGTATTCAAACAGCACATAATCGACTGCATGGGATTACACCGCAACCAATTATCAAAAAATCAAGTAATGCAATTTTGGCATTTTTAGATGTATCTCGGCGGTTAAATGCAACTGACTTGAAAGTTGTCGATGAACATATAGATGAACTGCCATTAGAACAGATTCCAGGGTTGATTACTTTGTTAGAAACGCAGATGAAAGAAGCAGCGAAGAAACTGGAATTTGAAGAGGCGGGTAAATTGCGCGATCGCATTAAGCATCTGCGGGATAAAATGTTAGGACGTTAA
- a CDS encoding type II toxin-antitoxin system HicB family antitoxin — MRQVIVYRDEDGCWVVECPSLKGCISQGKTKEEALSNIKEAIAGYIAALQEDGLPVPEDNFETFLVLV, encoded by the coding sequence ATGAGACAGGTAATTGTGTATCGAGATGAAGATGGTTGCTGGGTTGTAGAGTGCCCAAGCCTAAAAGGTTGTATTAGCCAGGGTAAGACTAAAGAGGAAGCCCTTTCCAATATCAAAGAGGCAATCGCAGGTTACATCGCCGCGTTGCAGGAGGATGGTTTACCTGTTCCAGAAGATAACTTTGAAACGTTTCTGGTACTCGTGTGA
- a CDS encoding type II toxin-antitoxin system HicA family toxin → MSKLPSISGRDCAKALEKVGFYEKRRQSSHIILRRDEPFAQVVVPDHQELAKGTLRAIIRDADLSVEEFIALL, encoded by the coding sequence GTGAGCAAACTACCGAGTATTTCAGGAAGAGATTGCGCCAAAGCGTTAGAAAAGGTGGGTTTTTACGAAAAGCGTAGGCAAAGTAGCCATATTATTCTACGACGAGATGAACCGTTTGCTCAAGTTGTTGTCCCAGATCATCAGGAATTAGCTAAGGGTACGTTGCGGGCAATAATTCGGGATGCTGATTTAAGTGTAGAGGAATTTATTGCATTGCTATAG
- a CDS encoding CsbD family protein translates to MSIEDRAKAAAKNVEGKAQEALGNVTGDPEDKAKGKAKQAESEVRHGIEDVKDNVKKNID, encoded by the coding sequence ATGAGCATAGAAGATCGCGCAAAAGCAGCTGCTAAAAATGTTGAAGGTAAAGCCCAAGAAGCTTTAGGAAATGTCACTGGAGATCCAGAAGATAAAGCTAAAGGTAAAGCAAAGCAAGCTGAAAGCGAAGTCCGTCATGGAATTGAAGACGTGAAAGATAATGTCAAGAAAAATATTGACTAA